From a region of the Octopus sinensis linkage group LG18, ASM634580v1, whole genome shotgun sequence genome:
- the LOC118767044 gene encoding zinc finger protein 271-like, protein MRKEMTSYDCDICTKSFSRKSNLIMHKHTHTGEKLYHCDTWILVVRKPISDICGKSFSENCDITKHKRIHTGEKPYHCDICGKSFSDNATLTKHIRIHTGEKPYHCDICGKTFSQISPLIAHKRIHTGEKLFHCNNCGKSFSQNSDLIKTHVFILGRNRIIVISVVNLSLKIVS, encoded by the exons ATGAGAAAAGAGATGAcatcatatgactgtgatatctgtacAAAGTCGTTCTCTCGGAAAAGCAACCTAATtatgcacaaacatactcatacgggagagaaactgTATCATTGTGATACTTGGAtacttgtg gtgagaaagcCTAtcagtgatatctgtggaaaatcattctcagAAAATTGTGACATAaccaaacacaaacgtattcatacag gagagaaaccgtatcattgtgatatctgtggtaaatcattctctgataatGCTACCTTAACAAAACACatacgaattcatacaggagaaaagccctatcactgtgatatttgtggtaaaacattctctcaaatTAGTCCGTTAATtgcacacaaacgcattcatacaggagagaaactttTTCATTGTAAtaactgtggtaaatcattctctcaaaatagtgaCTTAATCAAGACACatgtattcatactggggagaaaccgtatcattgtgatatctgtggtaaatctttcactcAAAATAGTGAGTTAA